One Glaciihabitans arcticus DNA window includes the following coding sequences:
- a CDS encoding Na+/H+ antiporter subunit A, translating into MITLLLLFGVVAVALPLVTRFAGRGVFLVGALVPAGAFVHALMVAPAVLAGGDVTESLPWVPELDLALAFRMDVLSWVLTLVVTGVGALVFVYCSRYFRRDEEGLGRFSGILLAFAGAMYGLVLADDVYLLFVFWEATSVLSYLLIGHYTARKTSRGAALQALLVTTLGGLVMLVGLVILAVTAGTSSISALLDAPPEGGLVVAGVLLILVGALSKSAIFPFHFWLPAAMAAPTPVSAYLHAAAMVKAGIYLIARMAPGFADSPGWRETLVVLGVITMLIGGWTALRQSDLKLMLAYGTVSQLGFLTIVVGWGTRDAALVGLALLLAHALFKSTLFLVVGIVDHRAGTRDLRRLSGLGREAPILAVITALALASMAGLPPLLGFVAKEGVLTALLEATTESPLAWVALGGIVIGSVLTVAYSCRFFWGAFCRKKDVEQVRPVTESPGFLVAPAILGASGLVLGLLAPLVDGWLAGYAEQFEPVAHPYHLALWHGLEPALAISAFTILAGGALFWQRSRVEAFQSRFSGGVSAANSYWASMRFIDRLAARTTSLTQRGSLPFYLGVIFLVFVAVTGVALALNRSWPTEIRPWDYPAQAAIGLVMIIAAFAATRAGKRYQAVVLVGVTGSGMAVLFALQGAPDLALTQILVEVVTLVAFVLVLRRLPARLGEKHGSVHRVRRALLGSAVGILIAVIAVVALGARTGLPISLEWPELAYEGGHGRNVVNVAIVDMRAWDTMGELSVIIAAATGVASLIFISGRANNLPRMPRRKAREDIAVRLRASAESGPDGRSSWLFAGRTLAPRNRSILLEVVARLLFHSMIVVSVYLLFAGHNAPGGGFAGGLVAGLALVARYLAGGRFELGAAAPIDAGKLLGTGLALAVGTALVPLFFGVEALTSTFFEAEIWLFGHVEFVTSTIFDVGVYLVVIGLTLDVLRSLGAEVDRQQEEEAEAVKS; encoded by the coding sequence GTGATCACCCTCCTTCTTCTGTTCGGCGTCGTTGCGGTGGCGCTTCCCCTTGTCACGAGATTCGCAGGCCGTGGCGTCTTCCTTGTGGGTGCCCTCGTGCCCGCAGGGGCATTCGTGCATGCACTGATGGTCGCGCCCGCGGTGCTCGCAGGCGGGGACGTCACCGAATCGCTGCCGTGGGTTCCCGAGCTGGATCTCGCTCTCGCCTTCCGCATGGACGTGCTGTCGTGGGTGCTGACCCTCGTCGTCACCGGTGTTGGCGCCCTTGTGTTCGTCTACTGCTCGCGCTACTTCCGTCGCGATGAGGAGGGCCTCGGCCGCTTCTCCGGCATCCTGCTCGCCTTCGCCGGAGCCATGTACGGACTCGTGCTGGCGGATGACGTCTACCTGCTGTTCGTGTTCTGGGAGGCCACGAGCGTGCTCTCCTACCTGCTGATCGGCCACTACACCGCGCGCAAGACGAGTCGCGGCGCAGCCCTGCAGGCCCTGCTCGTGACCACGCTGGGCGGACTCGTGATGCTCGTCGGTCTCGTGATCCTCGCGGTCACCGCCGGCACATCCTCGATCTCGGCCCTGCTCGACGCTCCGCCCGAGGGCGGACTCGTCGTGGCCGGGGTACTCCTGATCCTCGTCGGCGCCCTCTCCAAGTCGGCGATCTTCCCCTTCCACTTCTGGCTCCCCGCCGCGATGGCAGCTCCCACCCCGGTGAGCGCGTACCTGCACGCGGCCGCCATGGTGAAGGCCGGCATCTATCTGATCGCGAGGATGGCGCCCGGCTTCGCGGACTCACCCGGCTGGCGCGAGACCCTCGTTGTGCTCGGTGTGATCACCATGCTCATCGGCGGCTGGACGGCGCTGCGCCAGAGCGATCTCAAGCTGATGCTCGCCTATGGCACCGTCAGCCAGCTCGGCTTCCTCACCATCGTCGTCGGCTGGGGCACACGCGACGCCGCTCTCGTCGGTCTCGCCCTGCTGCTCGCGCATGCGCTCTTCAAGTCCACGCTGTTCCTCGTGGTCGGCATCGTCGACCACCGCGCCGGCACCCGCGACCTGCGCCGCCTCTCCGGCCTCGGCCGCGAGGCGCCTATCCTCGCCGTGATCACCGCACTCGCCCTCGCCTCGATGGCGGGCCTGCCGCCGCTGCTCGGCTTCGTCGCCAAGGAGGGAGTGCTCACGGCCCTGCTCGAGGCGACCACCGAATCGCCGCTCGCGTGGGTCGCGCTCGGCGGCATCGTCATCGGCTCCGTGCTGACCGTCGCCTACAGCTGCCGATTCTTCTGGGGTGCGTTCTGCCGCAAGAAGGACGTCGAGCAGGTGCGACCCGTCACAGAGAGCCCGGGCTTCCTCGTGGCTCCGGCGATCCTCGGTGCGAGCGGCCTGGTGCTCGGCCTGCTTGCCCCTCTCGTGGACGGCTGGCTCGCGGGCTACGCGGAGCAGTTCGAGCCCGTGGCGCATCCCTACCATCTTGCTCTCTGGCACGGCCTCGAGCCGGCACTCGCGATCTCGGCGTTCACGATCCTGGCGGGTGGCGCGCTGTTCTGGCAGCGCTCGCGCGTGGAGGCGTTCCAGTCCCGGTTCAGTGGCGGTGTGTCTGCCGCGAACTCTTACTGGGCATCGATGCGCTTCATCGACCGGCTCGCAGCGCGCACCACGAGCCTGACCCAGCGCGGCTCGTTGCCGTTCTACCTCGGCGTGATCTTCCTCGTCTTCGTCGCTGTCACCGGCGTCGCCCTCGCCCTCAATCGCAGCTGGCCGACCGAGATCCGCCCGTGGGACTACCCCGCGCAGGCCGCCATCGGACTCGTCATGATCATCGCCGCGTTCGCCGCCACCCGCGCGGGCAAGCGCTACCAGGCCGTTGTGCTGGTCGGCGTGACCGGCTCGGGCATGGCGGTGCTGTTCGCCCTGCAGGGTGCACCCGACCTCGCCCTGACCCAGATCCTCGTCGAGGTCGTCACACTCGTGGCCTTTGTGCTCGTGCTGCGTCGCCTCCCCGCCCGTCTCGGCGAGAAGCACGGCAGCGTTCACCGGGTGCGCCGCGCGCTGCTCGGCTCCGCGGTCGGAATCCTCATCGCCGTCATCGCTGTCGTCGCCCTGGGTGCCCGCACCGGCCTGCCGATCTCGCTCGAGTGGCCGGAACTCGCCTACGAGGGCGGCCACGGACGGAACGTGGTCAACGTCGCGATCGTCGACATGCGCGCGTGGGACACCATGGGCGAGCTGTCCGTGATCATCGCCGCGGCAACCGGTGTCGCGAGCCTCATCTTCATCAGCGGCCGTGCGAACAACCTGCCCCGGATGCCGCGGCGCAAGGCTCGCGAAGACATCGCCGTACGGCTGCGCGCGTCGGCCGAGTCCGGCCCCGACGGCCGTTCCTCGTGGCTCTTCGCCGGACGCACCCTCGCCCCCCGCAACCGCTCCATCCTGCTCGAGGTGGTCGCGCGGCTCCTGTTCCACTCGATGATCGTGGTCTCCGTGTACCTGCTGTTCGCGGGGCACAACGCCCCCGGCGGCGGCTTCGCGGGCGGGCTCGTCGCGGGGCTTGCACTCGTGGCGCGCTACCTCGCCGGTGGACGCTTCGAGCTGGGCGCCGCTGCGCCCATCGACGCGGGCAAGCTGCTGGGCACGGGGCTCGCACTCGCTGTCGGCACGGCGCTCGTTCCGCTGTTCTTCGGGGTAGAAGCGCTCACCTCGACGTTCTTCGAGGCCGAGATCTGGTTGTTCGGTCACGTCGAGTTCGTGACATCCACCATCTTCGATGTCGGCGTCTACCTCGTGGTCATCGGCCTGACGCTCGACGTGCTGCGCAGCCTGGGCGCTGAGGTCGACCGCCAGCAGGAAGAGGAAGCGGAGGCGGTGAAGTCATGA
- a CDS encoding Na(+)/H(+) antiporter subunit C, with protein MSVSLVLLVVMAVLYACGIYLMLERSMTRVLLGFLLVGNATNLLILIMAGAAGVAPIVEDGVGADSKYGAEEMTDPLPQALILTAIVITFAVSAFLLALIYRSWRLAKEDDLDDDEDDVAMRVGSESLLFEERDDGTEGDTEFGTRAQAAISEAAELEHHLEPPREKTKGAKK; from the coding sequence ATGAGTGTCTCCCTGGTGCTCCTCGTCGTGATGGCCGTGCTCTACGCGTGCGGCATCTACCTCATGCTCGAACGCAGCATGACGCGTGTGCTGCTCGGCTTCCTGCTCGTCGGCAACGCCACCAACCTGCTGATCTTGATCATGGCGGGCGCGGCTGGAGTCGCCCCGATCGTCGAGGACGGGGTCGGTGCTGATAGCAAATACGGCGCCGAGGAGATGACCGACCCGCTGCCGCAGGCGCTCATCCTCACCGCCATCGTCATCACCTTCGCGGTCTCCGCGTTCCTGCTCGCCCTCATCTACCGCTCGTGGCGACTCGCCAAGGAGGACGACCTCGACGACGACGAGGACGACGTGGCGATGCGGGTCGGCAGCGAGAGCCTGCTGTTCGAGGAGCGGGATGACGGCACCGAGGGCGACACCGAATTCGGAACCCGTGCGCAGGCAGCGATCAGCGAGGCCGCCGAGCTCGAGCACCACCTCGAACCGCCACGCGAGAAGACGAAGGGGGCGAAGAAATGA
- a CDS encoding Na+/H+ antiporter subunit D, with translation MTALVPLVVLLPLIGAAAALILAKRPRLQRLVTLVALVGVLIVGIVLLIVVDGGSPLVVEVGGWEAPWGIVLVVDRLSALMVVVSVIVLLAVLLFSFGQGLADGHDETPVSIYYPTYLILATGVFNAFIAGDLFNLYVGFEILLVSSYVLITLGGTEARIRAGVTYIVVSLVSSMFFLASIAMIYGAVGTVNIAQISQRMAEIPVDVQILLHVMLLVGFGIKAAVFPLSFWLPDSYPTAPAPVTAVFAGLLTKVGVYSIIRTETVIFPGSELNPYLMVLALLTMVVGVLGAVAQADIKRMLSFTLVSHIGYMILGVALGTAAGTAAAIYYIVHHIVVQTTLFLATGLIERQGGTTSISKLGGLLAAAPAIGILFFIPALNLGGIPPFSGFVGKLALFEAAAEQGTVLSYTLIAAGALVSLLTLYALIRVWNMAFWRPAADVADYESDLLANVSEAPNEKAVVETRTTPKLMIAATGGMVAVSLALTIFAGPLYGIAARAGENLEGPGFYVDLIFGEGSND, from the coding sequence ATGACCGCCCTCGTTCCCCTCGTGGTGCTGTTGCCGCTCATCGGGGCCGCGGCCGCGCTGATCCTCGCGAAGCGTCCCCGCCTGCAGCGACTCGTCACCCTGGTGGCCCTGGTCGGTGTGCTCATCGTCGGCATCGTGCTGCTCATCGTCGTCGACGGCGGTTCGCCCCTCGTCGTCGAGGTCGGTGGCTGGGAGGCACCGTGGGGCATCGTGCTCGTCGTCGACCGACTGAGTGCGCTGATGGTCGTCGTCTCGGTGATCGTGCTGCTCGCCGTGCTGCTGTTCTCCTTCGGGCAGGGCCTGGCCGACGGCCACGACGAGACACCGGTGTCGATCTACTACCCGACCTACCTGATCCTCGCGACCGGCGTCTTCAACGCGTTCATCGCCGGCGACCTGTTCAACCTCTACGTGGGCTTCGAGATCCTGCTCGTCTCGAGCTACGTGCTCATCACGCTCGGCGGTACCGAGGCGCGCATCCGCGCGGGTGTGACCTACATCGTCGTGAGCCTCGTCTCGTCGATGTTCTTCCTCGCATCGATCGCGATGATCTACGGGGCCGTCGGCACGGTCAACATCGCGCAGATCTCGCAGCGCATGGCCGAGATCCCGGTCGACGTGCAGATCCTGCTGCACGTGATGCTGCTTGTCGGCTTCGGCATCAAGGCGGCGGTGTTCCCGCTGTCGTTCTGGCTGCCCGACTCCTACCCGACCGCGCCGGCTCCCGTGACCGCCGTCTTCGCGGGCCTGCTCACCAAGGTGGGCGTCTACTCGATCATCCGTACCGAGACGGTGATCTTCCCGGGCTCGGAGCTGAACCCCTACCTGATGGTGCTTGCCCTGCTGACGATGGTGGTCGGTGTGCTGGGCGCGGTCGCCCAGGCCGATATCAAGAGGATGCTGTCCTTCACCCTCGTGAGCCACATCGGCTACATGATCCTCGGGGTGGCGCTCGGCACGGCCGCCGGTACCGCTGCGGCGATCTACTACATCGTGCATCACATCGTCGTGCAGACGACCCTGTTCCTCGCCACCGGACTCATCGAACGCCAGGGCGGAACGACCTCGATCAGCAAGCTCGGCGGACTGCTCGCAGCCGCGCCCGCGATCGGCATCCTCTTCTTCATTCCGGCCCTGAATCTGGGTGGGATCCCGCCGTTCTCGGGCTTCGTCGGCAAGCTCGCGCTCTTCGAGGCGGCCGCCGAGCAGGGCACGGTGCTGTCGTACACGCTCATCGCGGCGGGTGCGCTCGTCTCGCTGCTGACCCTGTACGCGCTGATCCGGGTCTGGAACATGGCGTTCTGGCGGCCGGCCGCCGACGTTGCCGACTACGAGTCCGACCTGCTCGCCAACGTGTCGGAGGCGCCGAACGAGAAGGCCGTCGTCGAGACCCGCACCACTCCGAAGCTGATGATCGCGGCGACCGGCGGCATGGTCGCGGTGAGCCTCGCCCTCACGATCTTCGCCGGACCGCTCTACGGCATTGCCGCCCGCGCAGGGGAGAACCTCGAGGGCCCCGGCTTCTACGTCGACCTGATCTTCGGGGAGGGCAGCAATGACTGA
- a CDS encoding Na+/H+ antiporter subunit E, whose amino-acid sequence MTDQKATETKAIDTKAHRITLLQQTPLLVVLVVLWMLLWGSLTPLTIVTGIVLAFGVTRVFYLPAVELSGRFHPFWFLVFLGRFFGELVVASFQVAAQAFAPRGVTSNAVIGVQLATRSDFIMTITAIALSLIPGSIVVEADRARGILYLHTLGVTSAAEVEKARDNALLTEARLVQAFGSRDDMDRVKP is encoded by the coding sequence ATGACTGACCAGAAGGCGACCGAGACGAAGGCCATCGACACAAAGGCGCACCGCATCACCCTGCTGCAGCAGACACCGCTGCTCGTGGTGCTCGTAGTGCTCTGGATGCTGCTGTGGGGCTCACTCACCCCGCTCACCATCGTGACCGGCATCGTGCTCGCCTTCGGTGTGACGCGGGTGTTCTACCTGCCGGCCGTCGAGCTCTCGGGGCGGTTTCACCCGTTCTGGTTCCTGGTCTTTCTCGGTCGTTTCTTCGGCGAGCTGGTGGTGGCGTCGTTCCAGGTCGCGGCCCAGGCCTTCGCGCCGCGCGGCGTGACATCGAACGCGGTCATCGGGGTGCAGCTCGCGACGCGCTCCGACTTCATCATGACGATCACGGCGATTGCGCTCAGCCTCATACCGGGCTCGATCGTGGTCGAGGCGGATCGCGCGCGCGGCATCCTGTACCTGCACACCCTCGGCGTCACCTCGGCCGCCGAGGTCGAGAAGGCGCGGGATAACGCCCTGCTGACCGAGGCGCGCCTCGTGCAGGCGTTCGGGTCGCGCGACGACATGGATCGGGTGAAGCCATGA
- a CDS encoding monovalent cation/H+ antiporter complex subunit F — MTIALTVITVLTTVLFAAGALLALYRMVTGPSILDRVIASDVLVTTTILVLGAEMVYNHHTRTIPILVVIAATAVFGTIAVARYVSKQDKPEDQPK, encoded by the coding sequence ATGACGATAGCCCTCACGGTGATCACCGTGCTCACGACCGTGCTGTTTGCCGCGGGAGCGTTGCTCGCGCTCTACCGCATGGTGACCGGCCCGTCCATTCTCGACCGGGTCATCGCCTCCGATGTGCTGGTCACCACAACGATCCTCGTGCTGGGCGCTGAGATGGTCTACAACCACCACACGCGCACTATCCCGATCCTTGTGGTCATCGCCGCGACGGCGGTCTTCGGCACGATCGCCGTAGCCCGCTACGTGAGCAAGCAGGACAAGCCGGAGGACCAGCCCAAATGA
- the mnhG gene encoding monovalent cation/H(+) antiporter subunit G, which translates to MTLDDALDLAAAVCLLLGAFLTLAAGIGLLRFPDALSRLHAATKPQILGLLFVVTAVALDSRSWTTLLALIPVLLFQMFTAPISAHMVGRAGYRTSNFKPGTLLVDELEEAVDRASEDEKAEGGLAVKKSVRKKTGK; encoded by the coding sequence ATGACTCTGGATGACGCCCTCGACCTCGCCGCAGCCGTCTGCCTCCTGCTCGGCGCCTTCCTCACTCTCGCCGCCGGTATCGGCCTGCTCCGCTTCCCGGATGCCCTGAGCCGCCTGCATGCCGCCACGAAGCCGCAGATCCTCGGACTCCTGTTCGTGGTGACGGCCGTAGCTCTCGACTCCCGCAGCTGGACGACGCTGCTCGCGCTGATCCCGGTGCTGCTGTTCCAGATGTTCACGGCGCCGATCTCCGCACACATGGTGGGACGCGCCGGCTACCGCACCAGCAACTTCAAGCCCGGCACCCTGCTCGTCGATGAACTCGAGGAGGCCGTGGATCGCGCCTCCGAGGACGAGAAGGCCGAGGGCGGTCTCGCCGTGAAGAAGAGCGTGCGGAAGAAGACGGGGAAGTAG
- the ilvD gene encoding dihydroxy-acid dehydratase, which yields MSETPAQNTAVEKNTIDIKPRSRTVTDGIEALTSRGMLRAVGMGDADWDKPQIGIASSWNEITPCNLSLDRLAQAAKEGVHGGGGYPLQFGTISVSDGISMGHEGMHFSLVSREVIADSVEVVMQAERLDGSVLLAGCDKSIPGMLMASARLNLSSVFLYAGSIAPGWVKLSDGTEKDITIIDSFEAVGAVKAGKMSMEDAKRIECAFAPGEGACGGMYTANTMASVAEALGLSLPGSASPAAADRRRDYYAHRSGEAVVNLLRLGITTRDILTKKAFENAIAVGMALGGSTNIVLHLLAIAHEAEVELTLDDFNRIGDKIPHIGDLKPFGKYVMNDVDRHGGIPVLMKALLDAGLMHGDALTVTGKTLAENLADLGPEPLDGEVLRTLDNPIHATGGLTILKGSFAPEGAVVKTAGFDAETFEGPARVFERERGALDALTEGTIKAGEVVVIRYEGPKGGPGMREMLAITAAIKGAGLGKDVLLLTDGRFSGGTTGLCIGHIAPEAVDAGPIAFVRDGDLIRVDIAARSLDLLVDPAELEARRNGWAPLPPRYTRGVLAKYSKLVRSAAEGAVTG from the coding sequence ATGTCGGAAACGCCTGCCCAGAACACCGCTGTCGAGAAGAACACGATCGACATCAAGCCCCGCTCCCGCACCGTCACCGACGGCATCGAGGCGCTGACCTCCCGCGGAATGCTCCGCGCCGTCGGCATGGGCGACGCGGACTGGGACAAGCCCCAGATCGGCATCGCGAGCTCGTGGAACGAGATCACTCCCTGCAACCTCAGCCTCGACCGCCTCGCGCAGGCGGCCAAGGAGGGCGTGCACGGCGGCGGCGGCTACCCGCTCCAGTTCGGCACCATCTCCGTCTCCGACGGAATCAGCATGGGCCACGAGGGCATGCACTTCTCGCTCGTCTCCCGCGAAGTCATCGCCGACTCCGTCGAGGTCGTGATGCAGGCCGAGCGCCTGGACGGCTCCGTGCTGCTCGCCGGCTGCGACAAGTCGATCCCCGGAATGCTCATGGCATCCGCGCGGCTCAACCTGTCGAGCGTGTTCCTCTACGCGGGCTCGATCGCTCCGGGCTGGGTCAAGCTCAGCGACGGCACCGAGAAGGACATCACCATCATCGACTCCTTCGAGGCGGTCGGTGCGGTCAAGGCCGGCAAGATGAGCATGGAGGACGCCAAGCGCATCGAGTGCGCGTTCGCCCCGGGCGAGGGCGCCTGTGGTGGCATGTACACCGCCAACACGATGGCATCCGTCGCCGAGGCGCTGGGCCTGTCGCTCCCCGGATCCGCGAGCCCCGCAGCCGCCGACCGCCGACGCGACTACTACGCGCACCGCTCCGGCGAGGCCGTGGTCAACCTGCTCCGCCTCGGGATCACGACTCGCGACATCCTTACCAAGAAGGCTTTTGAGAATGCCATCGCCGTGGGCATGGCGCTCGGCGGCTCGACCAACATCGTGCTGCACCTGCTCGCAATCGCACACGAGGCCGAGGTCGAGCTCACCCTCGACGACTTCAACCGCATCGGCGACAAGATCCCGCACATCGGAGACCTCAAGCCCTTCGGCAAGTACGTGATGAACGACGTCGACCGCCACGGTGGCATCCCCGTGTTGATGAAGGCGCTTCTGGATGCGGGGCTCATGCACGGCGACGCGCTGACCGTCACCGGAAAGACGCTCGCCGAGAACCTGGCCGACCTGGGCCCGGAACCGCTGGACGGCGAAGTGCTGCGCACGCTCGACAACCCGATCCACGCGACCGGCGGCCTCACCATCCTCAAGGGCTCGTTCGCGCCCGAGGGTGCCGTGGTGAAGACCGCGGGCTTCGACGCCGAGACCTTCGAGGGTCCGGCCCGCGTGTTCGAGCGCGAGCGCGGGGCACTCGACGCCCTCACCGAGGGAACGATCAAGGCGGGCGAGGTGGTCGTCATCCGCTACGAAGGCCCCAAGGGCGGCCCCGGAATGCGCGAGATGCTCGCCATCACCGCCGCCATCAAGGGTGCGGGCCTCGGAAAAGATGTACTACTGTTGACGGACGGCAGGTTCTCAGGCGGCACAACCGGACTGTGTATCGGCCATATAGCTCCCGAAGCGGTGGACGCAGGTCCAATCGCATTCGTGCGCGATGGTGATCTAATAAGGGTCGATATCGCAGCTCGCTCGCTCGACCTACTTGTCGATCCGGCTGAGCTCGAAGCTCGCCGAAACGGCTGGGCTCCCCTTCCTCCCCGCTACACCCGTGGCGTTCTCGCCAAGTACTCGAAGCTCGTGCGCTCCGCTGCGGAGGGCGCAGTCACGGGTTAG
- a CDS encoding acetolactate synthase large subunit — MSTEFIPVPTAKARAPKSPEPEILTGSGAVLRSLKNLGITDVFGLPGGAIIPFYDELMADTDIRHILVRHEQGAGHAAEGYAASSNRVGVAIATSGPGATNLVTAIADAYMDSVPLLAITGQVFSTLMGTDAFQEVDIIGITMPITKHSILVKNAADVPAAIASAYHIASTGRPGPVLVDITKDAQQNSAPFIWPPKLDLPGYRPVTKAHGKQILAAAELLLQAERPVFYVGGGVIRSQASAELLELAEKTGVPVVTTLMARGAFPDSHPQHLGMPGMHGTVPAVLGLQESDLIIALGSRFDDRVTGKTSEFAPNAKIVHVDIDPAEIGKIRAADVPIVGDARDVIVDLTAAWADVSASGDQDITEWWARLTKLKKEFPLGYTLPDDGLLSPQAVIQRIGEMTGPEGVYAAGVGQHQMWAAQFIKYERPNSWLNSGGAGTMGYGVPAAMGAKVAQPDRVVWAIDGDGCFQMTNQELATCVINNIPIKVAIINNSSLGMVRQWQTLFYDGRHSFTDLNTGHGTAMIPDFVKLADAYGALGIRVTKPEEIDAAIQLALDTNDRPVVIDFIVSRDSMVWPMVPQGVGMSQVQYARDHAPEWEEE, encoded by the coding sequence ATGTCCACGGAATTCATCCCCGTGCCCACAGCGAAGGCCCGAGCGCCGAAGAGCCCGGAGCCGGAGATCCTCACCGGATCCGGTGCCGTGCTGCGCTCGCTCAAGAACCTGGGCATCACCGACGTCTTCGGACTGCCGGGCGGTGCCATCATCCCGTTCTACGACGAGCTGATGGCTGACACCGACATCCGTCACATCCTTGTGCGCCACGAGCAGGGTGCCGGTCACGCGGCCGAGGGCTACGCGGCCTCGTCCAACCGGGTGGGTGTCGCGATCGCGACGTCCGGCCCCGGTGCGACCAACCTCGTCACCGCCATCGCCGACGCCTACATGGACTCGGTGCCGCTGCTCGCCATCACCGGCCAGGTCTTCTCGACCCTCATGGGAACCGACGCGTTCCAGGAGGTCGACATCATCGGCATCACGATGCCGATCACCAAGCACTCGATCCTCGTGAAGAACGCGGCCGACGTGCCCGCGGCCATCGCGAGCGCGTACCACATCGCCTCGACCGGCCGCCCCGGACCCGTGCTCGTCGACATCACGAAGGACGCCCAGCAGAACTCGGCGCCGTTCATCTGGCCGCCGAAGCTCGACCTGCCCGGCTACCGCCCCGTCACGAAGGCGCACGGCAAGCAGATCCTGGCCGCGGCCGAGCTGCTGCTCCAGGCTGAGCGTCCCGTGTTCTATGTGGGCGGGGGCGTGATCCGCTCGCAGGCATCCGCCGAGCTGCTGGAGCTCGCCGAGAAGACCGGTGTGCCGGTCGTCACGACGCTTATGGCCCGCGGTGCATTCCCCGACTCGCACCCGCAGCACCTCGGCATGCCCGGCATGCACGGCACGGTGCCCGCGGTGCTCGGACTTCAGGAGAGCGACCTCATCATCGCCCTCGGCTCGCGCTTCGACGACCGGGTCACCGGCAAGACGAGCGAGTTCGCCCCGAACGCCAAGATCGTGCACGTCGACATCGACCCGGCAGAGATCGGCAAGATCCGCGCCGCCGACGTGCCGATCGTGGGTGACGCTCGGGATGTGATCGTTGACCTCACGGCCGCGTGGGCAGACGTCTCCGCGTCCGGCGACCAGGACATCACCGAGTGGTGGGCGCGCCTCACCAAGCTCAAGAAGGAGTTCCCGCTCGGGTACACCCTCCCCGACGATGGACTGCTCTCCCCGCAGGCCGTCATCCAGCGCATCGGTGAAATGACCGGGCCGGAGGGCGTCTACGCCGCGGGCGTCGGGCAGCACCAGATGTGGGCGGCGCAGTTCATCAAGTACGAGCGCCCCAACTCGTGGCTCAACTCCGGCGGCGCCGGAACCATGGGCTACGGCGTGCCTGCGGCCATGGGTGCGAAGGTAGCCCAGCCCGACCGCGTGGTGTGGGCCATCGACGGCGACGGCTGCTTCCAGATGACCAACCAGGAGCTCGCGACCTGCGTCATCAACAACATCCCGATCAAGGTCGCGATCATCAACAACTCCTCGCTCGGCATGGTGCGCCAGTGGCAGACGCTGTTCTACGACGGGCGCCACTCCTTCACCGACCTCAATACCGGGCACGGCACGGCGATGATCCCCGACTTCGTGAAGCTGGCCGACGCGTACGGTGCCCTCGGCATCCGCGTCACCAAACCCGAGGAGATCGACGCGGCCATCCAGCTCGCGCTCGACACAAACGACCGACCCGTCGTCATCGACTTCATCGTCTCGCGCGACTCCATGGTCTGGCCGATGGTGCCGCAGGGCGTCGGCATGAGCCAGGTGCAGTACGCCCGCGACCACGCCCCCGAGTGGGAAGAGGAGTAA
- the ilvN gene encoding acetolactate synthase small subunit translates to MSHVLSLLVEDKPGLLTRVAGLFARRGFNIESLAVGASEIPGLSRITVVVDVEELPLEQVTKQLNKLINVIKIVELDPAQSVTREHLLIKVRVDNTTRSQVLEAVSLFRANIVDVAPDALVIETTGDSGKTQALLRILEPFGIKELAQSGLLAIGRGGKSITERVFKN, encoded by the coding sequence ATGAGTCATGTACTTTCCCTCCTCGTCGAGGACAAACCGGGTCTGCTGACCCGCGTCGCCGGGCTCTTCGCCCGCCGCGGCTTCAACATCGAGTCACTCGCCGTCGGTGCGTCCGAGATCCCCGGACTCTCGCGCATCACCGTCGTCGTTGACGTCGAGGAGCTGCCGCTCGAGCAGGTCACCAAGCAGCTCAACAAGCTGATCAACGTGATCAAGATCGTCGAGCTCGATCCCGCCCAGTCCGTCACCCGTGAGCACCTGCTCATCAAGGTGCGGGTCGACAACACCACGCGCTCGCAGGTGCTCGAGGCGGTGTCGCTCTTCCGGGCCAACATTGTGGATGTCGCACCCGACGCCCTCGTCATCGAGACGACCGGCGACTCGGGCAAGACCCAGGCCCTCCTGCGCATCCTGGAGCCCTTCGGCATCAAGGAACTCGCGCAGAGTGGCCTGCTTGCGATCGGTCGCGGTGGCAAGTCCATCACCGAGCGCGTCTTCAAGAACTAA